Proteins co-encoded in one Ooceraea biroi isolate clonal line C1 chromosome 9, Obir_v5.4, whole genome shotgun sequence genomic window:
- the LOC105283103 gene encoding uncharacterized protein LOC105283103 isoform X4, with protein sequence MLIYDVLHKEKVYHIVANDLRNLGVKYRFKKSMLKSERPESCKHVSKRVFKTPLFYQALDIVNLSSGGTVHVPVFVVQASTFLGKYIAQEGLFRKAGSHARQKELMSRLDNGGSLGEKSHAIDVANCLKSFFRNLPEPLIPYPYHDLFVHCALLKNCRIQALLLACVLLPPYHLNTLAFFMEFLKKVSMYEKQNKMSIENLAKVIGPNIMPLQDTSMSAVQNRLQMHLSIIKILIENSENIGILPSHIAQSISVETSGSTDNGFDSFQLRGKSKKKKHRSGSLTRMFNGLKKMVGKGMDDVPTISHQQPPVQLNVSSNKFTKKRKVIEREHPSSIKKKRMADKLDKSKKLRLSLDKFVPKNKQNTDADLSDSSANNYKLCNERRWSSQEFEDVFTDATVDLSDDGGEWEDLLVKVKNHRRSGEPWHKINASTNSRKLNGADESDNVCLLMPEEKKTDFEEFNASLPHVDGVSLSSEDQCEEDYVRIPKSEYEDIKNRVSAIESRISQEFKSIYDEKNDITTHLVNKVQTAYEKTLEEASIESTLTSDYLAKKLSKELKIRRSAEQKIIRSPSARKIGILRRRSQEKVASKRVRRTASWHISPDFNLQHRIQLERQVNVCPVEKQSIFSSKYFEEQTYSAERYNNVTPNQMNALISRSEQRKISNNSNDMNLGLKDPCLTNNRTSTFVRRASSFHGKDFVDNSSYFDKKLDDSKKSNSYQNIALNNDYSQKDDTVSECLKEVSWKDADKYLKSATRTNTPVPQTGRASVAKLRAQNAGMVLAQARLFDECTSKASEFAHDNVSRKKHCRDNVNKRSPNIAREMDANGERFKQSHKRTQASRKQSNKDLKSTNCHATLSPSLQMKTQTADDVSLKPLEERTDYRSAQKLELQNRKLSTKDPSLRQTFAKDRAINVTESHRKENTVAKTWPLKVPISAMLESSSTSPYKPDVSRTPHIKRPLTVKTPKSSKLVRRPPVDTRRTPLRATAQLGTPKHQSPKSILKTRNLSMHT encoded by the exons ATGTTGATCTACGATGTGTTGCATAAAGAGAAGGTGTATCATATTGTCGCCAACGATCTCAGGAACTTGGGCGTCAAGTATCGCTTCAAGAAGAGCATGCTTAAGAGCGAGAGGCCCGAGTCGTGTAAGCACGTCTCCAAGAGAGTCTTCAAGACACCCCTATTTTACCAAGCCCTGGACATTGTGAATTTATCGTCGGGTGGTACAGTCCACGTCCCCGTGTTCGTGGTCCAAGCGTCGACCTTCCTAGGGAAGTACATCGCGCAGGAAGGCCTCTTCAGGAAGGCTGGCTCTCACGCGCGACAAAAAGAACTGATGTCTCGTCTGGACAACGGCGGCAGCTTGGGAGAAAAGAGTCACGCAATCGACGTTGCCAACTGCTTGAAATCTTTCTTCCGTAACTTGCCGGAGCCGTTGATTCCGTATCCATATCATGATCTGTTTGTGCACTGCGCGCTCTTAAAGAATTGTCGAATACAGGCATTGTTGTTGGCGTGCGTACTGTTACCGCCGTATCACTTGAACACCTTGGCCTTTTTTATGGAATTCCTGAAGAAGGTCTCCATGTACGAGAAGCAGAACAAGATGAGTATTGAAAACTTGGCGAAAGTTATCGGCCCGAACATCATGCCTCTACAAGATACGTCCATGTCAGCTGTGCAGAATAGATTGCAAATGCATTTATCCATTATCAAG ATTCTAATCGAGAATTCAGAGAACATTGGTATTCTACCGTCTCACATTGCGCAAAGTATTTCCGTCGAAACGAGTGGTAGCACGGACAACGGATTCGATTCATTTCAACTACGTGGAAAAtccaaaaaaaagaagcatcGTAGTGGAAGTCTTACGC GAATGTTCAATGGCTTAAAGAAAATGGTTGGAAAAGGTATGGATGATGTACCTACCATCAGCCATCAACAGCCTCCTGTGCAGTTAAACGTGTCTTCAAACAAATTTACCAAGAAACGGAAAGTAATCGAGAGAGAGCATCCCTCGAGtataaagaaaaa GCGAATGGCTGATAAACTGGACAAGTCAAAGAAATTGAGACTGAGTTTGGATAAATTTGTACCAAAGAATAAACAA aACACGGATGCTGATTTATCAGACTCGTCTGCGAATAATTACAAGCTGTGTAACGAAAGACGTTGGAGTTCA CAAGAATTTGAGGACGTGTTTACCGACGCCACTGTAGATTTATCAGATGACGGTGGCGAGTGGGAGGACCTGCTGGTGAAAGTAAAAAATCATCGCAGAAGCGGCGAGCCATGGCATAAAATTAATGCGAGCACAAATTCGAGGAAATTGAACGGCGCGGACGAAAGCGATAACGTGTGCCTGCTGATGCCTGAGGAGAAGAAGACCGATTTCGAAGAATTTAATGCATCCCTGCCCCATGTCGATGGAGTGTCTTTATCAAGCGAAGATCAATGCGAAGAGGATTATGTTAGAATTCCAAAAAGCGAATATGAAGATATAAAGAATCGAGTTTCTGCAATCGAATCGCGTATTTCGCAGGAATTTAAGTCTATATACGACGAAAAGAACGATATAACTACACATTTGGTGAATAAAGTGCAAACAGCGTACGAGAAGACGCTAGAAGAGGCCAGTATCGAAAGTACCCTGACAAGCGATTATTTAGCGAAGAAACTGAGCAAGGAATTAAAGATCAGAAGGTCAGCAGAACAGAAGATAATAAGGTCCCCAAGTGCAAGAAAAATTGGAATATTAAGGAGACGTTCGCAAGAGAAGGTCGCAAG caAACGCGTTAGGCGAACTGCCTCGTGGCATATTTCACCAGACTTCAACTTACAACATCGCATTCAACTCGAAAGACAAGTAAATGTTTGTCCCGTAGAAAAGCAATCAATCTTTTCTAGCAAATATTTCGAGGAGCAGACCTACTCTGCAGAAAGGTATAATAATGTTACTCCCAATCAAATGAATGCGTTGATTTCACGTTCGGAACAACGTAAAATCTCAAACAACAGCAATGACATGAATCTTGGACTTAAAGATCCATGTTTAACGAATAATCGTACGAGCACATTTGTACGTAGAGCGTCATCTTTCCACGGAAAAGACTTTGTAGACAATTCGTCCTACTTTGATAAAAAACTCGATGACTCGAAGAAGAGCAACAGTTATCAGAATATAGCGTTAAATAATGATTACTCACAGAAGGATGACACCGTTTCCGAGTGCTTAAAAGAAGTATCTTGGAAGGATgcggataaatatttaaaatcagCGACTCGAACGAACACGCCAGTTCCGCAAACTGGTAGAGCGTCGGTCGCAAAACTTCGAGCACAGAATGCTGGTATGGTGCTAGCGCAAGCGAGATTGTTTGACGAATGTACAAGCAAGGCGTCCGAGTTTGCGCACGACAACGTATCGAGAAAGAAGCATTGTCGTGATAACGTGAATAAACGTTCACCGAATATAGCTAGAGAAATGGACGCGAACGGTGAACGCTTCAAGCAGTCTCACAAGCGAACGCAAGCCTCGCGAAAGCAATCCAATAAGGATCTGAAAAGTACAAATTGTCACGCAACGCTGTCTCCATCGCTACAAATGAAGACGCAGACAGCAGACGACGTGTCATTAAAACCACTTGAAGAACGAACGGATTACCGTTCCGCACAAAAATTGGAGTTACAAAATCGGAAGCTCTCGACCAAGGATCCAAGTTTACGTCAAACTTTCGCGAAAGACAGAGCGATCAATGTCACGGAGAGTCATCGGAAGGAAAATACTGTTGCGAAAACTTGGCCGCTAAAAGTGCCTATCAGCGCGATGCTGGAAAGTTCAAGCACGTCTCCTTACAAACCAGACGTCAGCAGAACGCCACACATCAAGCGACCGTTGACAGTAAAGACCCCAAAAAGTTCCAAGCTAGTGCGTAGACCACCGGTTGACACGCGTAGAACACCACTGAGAGCTACGGCGCAGTTGGGAACCCCGAAGCATCAAAGTCCTAAAAGTATCTTGAAAACGAGAAATCTCAGTATGCACACTTGA